From a region of the Alnus glutinosa chromosome 1, dhAlnGlut1.1, whole genome shotgun sequence genome:
- the LOC133865884 gene encoding sufE-like protein 2, chloroplastic gives MISAFLNTALPLSSSSFLRSVALTNHNDPGSKRTKLKFIITQDRKFAFMPFKCIWNSDLEWNASLSRNRSTCVSCLTATETPLGSSEVVADRLRRVVSEFRSLPEPIDRVKRLLHYAALLPPMDESARVPENRVTGCATQVWVEAELDELGRVRFRADSDSEISKGFCSSLIHLLDGAEPEEVAKVKPEDLADLNVGLHGKAHSRVITWHNVLIAMQKRTAALVAGSKGERSSPLEQPFPSSLVATAEAQIPHSRWQKLDANLSRS, from the coding sequence ATGATCTCTGCTTTCTTAAACACAGCGcttcctctttcttcttcttcttttttacgcTCCGTGGCATTAACGAACCACAATGATCCAGGGTCTAAGCGGaccaaattgaaatttataATTACGCAGGACAGAAAATTTGCATTTATGCCTTTCAAATGCATTTGGAACTCGGATTTGGAATGGAATGCTAGTTTGAGTCGAAACCGTAGCACCTGCGTGTCATGCTTGACGGCGACAGAGACTCCGTTAGGTTCCTCTGAGGTAGTCGCCGATAGGCTCCGCCGTGTGGTGTCGGAGTTCAGGTCATTGCCGGAGCCAATCGACCGCGTGAAGCGGCTGTTGCACTACGCGGCGCTACTTCCGCCGATGGACGAGTCGGCTCGGGTGCCGGAGAACCGCGTTACGGGGTGCGCCACGCAGGTGTGGGTGGAGGCGGAGCTGGACGAGCTCGGGCGCGTGAGATTCAGGGCCGATAGCGACTCGGAGATATCGAAGGGGTTCTGCTCGTCCTTGATTCACTTGCTGGACGGCGCGGAGCCCGAGGAGGTGGCGAAGGTGAAGCCCGAGGACCTGGCGGACCTCAACGTGGGCCTGCACGGGAAGGCCCATTCGAGGGTGATCACGTGGCACAATGTGCTGATTGCTATGCAGAAGAGGACCGCAGCTTTGGTCGCCGGCTCCAAGGGAGAGCGAAGCTCGCCCTTGGAGCAgccctttccttcttctttggtTGCCACCGCCGAAGCTCAG